In Candidatus Vesicomyosocius okutanii, one DNA window encodes the following:
- a CDS encoding peptide chain release factor 3 produces the protein MISEISKRRTFAIISHPDAGKTTITEKLLLYAGVIKTAGSIKSRKTKTHATSDWMNIEKERGISITSSIMQFEYDNHIINLLDTPGHEDFSEDTYRTLTAVDSALMVIDIAKGVEIRTIKLMRVCRLRNTPILTFINKLDREGKEPIDLLDEIETMLNIECAPITWPIGMGKRLKGVIDLLEDKVYLYRTGKNSEVSKNITINGINNFQLDKILGKNIAHKMREEVELIHGTTTPFDLDKFLAGKQTPIFFGSAISNFGIQNLLDSFIKYAPTPQNRESNIRKVTPNETKLTGFIFKIQANMNPKHHDRLAFMRIVSGQYKKGTKVLQVATNKQIKISNAVTFMSHKRTLTEVAYAGDVIGIHNHGSISIGDTFTQGEKLTFQGIPNFAPEIFKIAQLKDPLKAKAFKKGLNQLSEEGATQIFRPIVNSSQILGAVGVLQFDVVMHRLKYEYNVHCQFKTINIVTARWITGDSKDIEQLKIKAGNNIAVDAKGMLTYLAPSNVNLQLTIERYSNLVFSATREH, from the coding sequence ATGATAAGTGAAATATCCAAACGCCGAACTTTTGCCATTATTTCTCACCCTGATGCTGGTAAAACTACCATCACAGAAAAACTGTTGTTATACGCAGGTGTAATTAAAACAGCTGGCAGTATCAAATCAAGAAAAACCAAAACCCATGCAACATCTGATTGGATGAATATAGAAAAAGAAAGAGGAATTTCCATTACTTCATCCATCATGCAATTTGAGTATGACAATCATATAATCAACTTATTAGATACACCAGGACATGAAGACTTTTCTGAAGACACTTATCGTACCCTTACAGCAGTAGATTCAGCACTAATGGTTATTGATATAGCCAAAGGTGTAGAAATTCGAACTATCAAGCTTATGAGAGTGTGTCGTTTACGCAACACTCCAATTCTAACGTTTATCAATAAACTAGATCGAGAAGGTAAGGAACCAATTGATTTACTAGATGAAATAGAAACCATGCTTAATATCGAATGTGCTCCCATCACTTGGCCAATTGGTATGGGTAAGCGTTTAAAAGGAGTTATCGATCTACTTGAGGATAAAGTTTATCTATATAGAACAGGAAAGAATTCTGAAGTTAGTAAAAATATTACTATTAACGGCATTAACAATTTTCAACTTGATAAAATTTTAGGAAAAAATATAGCTCATAAAATGCGTGAAGAGGTTGAACTTATCCATGGAACTACAACTCCATTTGATTTAGATAAATTTCTAGCTGGTAAACAAACACCAATATTTTTTGGCTCAGCCATTTCAAACTTTGGTATTCAAAATTTACTTGATAGTTTTATCAAATATGCTCCTACACCCCAAAACAGAGAATCAAATATTCGTAAAGTCACTCCAAATGAAACTAAGCTAACCGGCTTTATCTTTAAAATTCAAGCTAATATGAACCCAAAACATCATGACCGTCTTGCTTTTATGCGTATAGTTAGTGGACAATATAAAAAAGGTACAAAAGTACTACAAGTAGCAACCAATAAACAAATAAAAATTAGTAATGCAGTTACCTTTATGTCACATAAACGCACTCTGACAGAAGTAGCTTACGCTGGAGATGTGATCGGTATTCATAATCATGGTAGCATTAGCATTGGTGATACATTTACTCAAGGGGAAAAACTCACTTTTCAAGGTATTCCCAACTTTGCACCAGAGATTTTTAAAATAGCCCAACTTAAAGATCCACTCAAAGCTAAAGCCTTTAAAAAGGGCTTAAATCAGCTTTCAGAAGAAGGCGCAACACAAATATTTCGCCCAATTGTCAACTCATCACAAATTCTTGGTGCTGTTGGTGTTTTACAATTTGATGTAGTAATGCACCGTTTAAAATATGAATATAATGTTCATTGTCAATTTAAAACTATTAATATTGTAACAGCACGTTGGATAACAGGTGATAGCAAGGATATCGAGCAACTTAAGATCAAAGCAGGTAATAATATTGCTGTTGACGCAAAAGGTATGCTCACTTATCTTGCACCATCCAATGTCAACTTACAATTAACCATAGAGCGCTATTCTAACTTAGTTTTTTCAGCAACCAGAGAACATTAA
- a CDS encoding FAD-linked oxidase C-terminal domain-containing protein, with protein sequence MTIVNQLTRAFPKGIVLTSNENTRPFECDGLSVYRQKPLAVVLPDNVMQIKQVLKICKINNIPIVTRGAGTGLSGGAMPLEKSIVLGLSKLNKVKLIDVENQLAVVEPGVRNIAISEAVAQYGLYYAPDPSSQIACTIGGNVSENSGGVHCLKYGLTVHNVEAIRMLTIDGDELILSCQDDGLGLLALMNGSEGLLGVITEVTVKLTPNPAFVKMVMAGFDSVRDCANAVTNIIKAGIIPAGLEMMDSFAIKAAEGFAQVGYPLDAKALLLCELDGIQTQVQLELDNVLKILSGASTLKVSESEEERLNFWKGRKSAFSAVGTLSPDYYCMDGTIPRRYLADMLEKIHKLSKKYQLRVANVFHAGDGNLHPLILYDANVTGELERTEEFGTEILKLSVDMGGTITGEHGVGVEKLNAMCHQFNTQELEIFHKIKQVFDEDSLFNPGKAVPELHRCAELGAMHIHRGELPYPELERF encoded by the coding sequence ATGACAATTGTTAATCAATTAACTCGTGCCTTCCCTAAGGGTATTGTACTTACGTCTAACGAAAATACACGACCATTTGAATGCGATGGTCTAAGTGTGTACAGACAAAAGCCTTTGGCGGTAGTATTGCCAGATAATGTTATGCAAATTAAGCAAGTATTAAAAATTTGCAAGATTAATAACATACCAATTGTAACACGGGGTGCAGGGACGGGTTTATCTGGCGGGGCGATGCCACTTGAAAAATCTATTGTGTTAGGGTTGTCTAAATTAAATAAGGTGAAATTAATTGATGTTGAAAATCAATTAGCTGTGGTTGAGCCAGGTGTAAGGAATATTGCTATTAGTGAAGCAGTGGCACAATACGGGTTGTATTATGCTCCAGATCCATCTAGCCAAATTGCTTGTACAATTGGTGGTAATGTGTCTGAAAATTCTGGTGGAGTGCATTGTTTAAAATATGGGTTAACAGTGCATAATGTTGAAGCAATTAGAATGTTAACTATCGATGGTGATGAATTAATATTATCTTGTCAAGATGATGGGTTGGGACTATTGGCACTAATGAATGGTTCTGAAGGTTTGTTAGGTGTTATTACCGAAGTTACAGTTAAGCTTACGCCAAATCCTGCATTTGTTAAGATGGTAATGGCAGGGTTTGATTCTGTTCGAGATTGTGCTAATGCAGTGACTAATATTATTAAGGCAGGTATTATTCCTGCTGGGTTGGAAATGATGGACAGTTTTGCCATTAAAGCAGCTGAAGGATTTGCTCAAGTGGGTTATCCTTTAGATGCTAAGGCGTTATTGCTTTGTGAACTTGATGGTATACAAACGCAAGTTCAATTAGAGCTTGATAATGTGTTAAAAATTTTATCAGGAGCATCGACTTTAAAAGTATCTGAAAGTGAAGAAGAACGACTTAATTTTTGGAAAGGACGTAAGTCTGCTTTTTCTGCGGTAGGTACACTATCTCCTGATTATTATTGTATGGACGGCACTATTCCGCGTCGTTATTTGGCAGATATGTTGGAAAAAATTCACAAGTTGAGCAAGAAATATCAACTTAGAGTTGCTAATGTTTTTCATGCTGGTGATGGTAATTTACATCCACTTATTTTATATGATGCTAATGTGACAGGAGAGTTAGAAAGGACTGAAGAATTTGGCACTGAAATCTTAAAACTTAGTGTGGATATGGGAGGTACAATTACAGGCGAGCATGGTGTCGGTGTAGAAAAATTAAATGCTATGTGTCATCAATTTAACACGCAAGAATTAGAAATTTTTCATAAAATTAAACAAGTTTTTGATGAGGATTCATTGTTTAATCCTGGTAAAGCAGTGCCAGAATTACATCGCTGTGCTGAGTTGGGTGCGATGCATATACATCGTGGTGAATTGCCATATCCAGAACTAGAGCGTTTTTAA
- a CDS encoding 3-deoxy-7-phosphoheptulonate synthase: protein MLKRILTKISNIRITKAESITPPIGFIKKYPVKKSQSNFIIDSRKTIANIISGKDKRLLVVVGPCSIHDSKAARDYAYRLLEIKKELDRDLFIIMRVYFEKPRTTIGWKGLIYDPDLNNSFDMEKGFDLARSLLLDLSKIGMPSATEYLDLITPQYISDLISWGAIGARTTESQTHRELASGLSCPVGFKNGTNGNIQIAIDAIISASSTHMFWSINKKGVANRYTTMGNSNCHIILRGAADGPNYSKQSIENATKQLINDGLLGRVMIDFSHANSKKNFKNQMLVGDEIAKQLSLGSNKIFGVMIESNINEGAQAVGELNSLEYGISITDSCLGWQDTEKLLKILSLSVQARNT, encoded by the coding sequence ATGTTAAAAAGAATCTTAACTAAAATTAGTAACATTCGTATCACTAAAGCGGAATCTATTACACCGCCAATAGGATTTATTAAAAAATATCCAGTCAAGAAGTCACAATCTAATTTTATCATCGACTCAAGAAAAACTATTGCCAATATTATCTCTGGTAAGGATAAGCGTTTATTGGTTGTGGTTGGACCTTGCTCCATTCATGATTCAAAAGCTGCTCGAGATTATGCATATCGATTGTTAGAAATAAAAAAAGAATTAGATCGGGATTTATTTATTATCATGCGTGTTTATTTTGAAAAACCACGTACTACGATTGGTTGGAAAGGACTTATATACGACCCTGATTTAAATAATAGTTTTGATATGGAAAAGGGTTTTGATTTAGCTCGAAGTTTGTTATTAGATTTGTCAAAAATAGGTATGCCAAGCGCAACAGAATATCTTGATTTAATTACCCCACAATACATATCTGATTTAATTTCATGGGGCGCAATTGGTGCACGAACAACCGAAAGTCAAACCCACCGAGAATTAGCGTCTGGTTTATCTTGTCCAGTAGGGTTTAAAAATGGTACAAACGGTAACATACAAATTGCCATTGATGCGATTATATCGGCTTCAAGTACACATATGTTTTGGTCAATTAATAAAAAAGGTGTGGCAAATCGCTACACTACTATGGGTAATTCAAATTGTCATATTATCCTTCGTGGTGCTGCTGATGGACCTAACTATAGCAAGCAGAGTATTGAGAATGCTACTAAACAATTAATAAATGATGGATTATTAGGCAGGGTTATGATTGATTTTTCTCATGCTAATAGTAAGAAAAATTTTAAAAACCAGATGCTAGTGGGTGATGAAATTGCTAAGCAATTGAGTTTAGGTTCAAATAAGATTTTTGGTGTGATGATTGAGTCTAATATTAATGAAGGTGCTCAAGCAGTAGGTGAACTAAATTCGTTAGAATATGGTATTAGTATTACTGATAGTTGTCTTGGATGGCAAGATACTGAAAAACTTCTTAAAATATTATCGTTATCGGTTCAAGCAAGAAATACGTAG
- a CDS encoding pyridoxal-phosphate-dependent aminotransferase family protein, which yields MQSFNPPVRTLMGSGPSDVHPRILSAMAKPTIGHLDPIFIAMMDEIKEGLKTIFKTDNKLTMPISAPGSAGMEACFTNLVEPNDKVIICINGVFGMRMKENVTRLGGKAIIVKDNWGEAISTDKLEHALKNNPNANIVAFVHAETSTGAQSDVKTLCKLAHQYDCITIVDAVTSLGGTELYVDEWEIDAIYSGTQKCLSAMPGISLISFGKRAIQKLNTRKTSVNSWFLDLNLIMNYWNGDSKRTYHHTAPVNMLYGLHESLVMILEEGIENSWVRHKKNHELLKNGLEAMNINFLVNKKDRLPQLNSVLIPKGFDDEKIRSILLNDYNLEISAGLGAYTGKIWRIGLMGYSSRKENIVLCLSALKEILRK from the coding sequence ATGCAATCATTTAATCCACCAGTAAGAACTCTCATGGGATCAGGTCCTTCTGATGTACATCCAAGAATCTTATCCGCTATGGCAAAACCTACTATTGGACATCTTGATCCTATTTTTATAGCTATGATGGATGAAATCAAAGAAGGCTTAAAAACTATCTTTAAAACCGATAATAAATTAACCATGCCTATATCAGCACCTGGTTCAGCTGGAATGGAAGCTTGCTTTACTAATTTAGTTGAGCCTAACGATAAGGTGATTATTTGTATTAATGGCGTATTTGGTATGCGTATGAAAGAGAATGTGACTCGCTTGGGAGGCAAGGCAATTATTGTTAAAGATAATTGGGGTGAAGCAATCAGTACTGACAAGCTAGAACATGCTTTAAAAAATAACCCAAATGCCAATATTGTTGCTTTTGTACACGCTGAAACTTCAACAGGTGCTCAATCTGATGTCAAAACCTTATGTAAACTTGCACACCAATATGACTGTATCACTATTGTGGATGCAGTTACTTCTTTAGGTGGAACTGAGTTATATGTTGACGAATGGGAGATTGATGCAATTTATTCAGGCACGCAAAAATGTTTATCCGCCATGCCAGGCATTTCACTTATTAGCTTTGGTAAGCGTGCCATTCAAAAACTCAACACACGAAAAACATCTGTTAACAGTTGGTTTCTGGACCTTAATTTAATCATGAACTATTGGAACGGAGACAGTAAACGTACTTATCATCATACTGCACCTGTTAATATGTTATACGGTTTACACGAATCATTGGTAATGATATTAGAAGAAGGCATTGAGAATTCTTGGGTGCGCCATAAAAAAAATCATGAACTATTAAAAAATGGTTTAGAAGCAATGAATATTAATTTTTTAGTGAACAAAAAAGACCGCTTACCACAATTAAATTCTGTACTTATACCTAAAGGTTTTGATGACGAAAAAATTCGCTCCATCTTACTTAATGATTATAATCTTGAAATTAGTGCAGGTCTTGGCGCTTATACTGGTAAGATTTGGCGTATTGGTTTAATGGGTTATTCCTCAAGAAAAGAAAATATTGTTTTATGTCTATCGGCACTTAAGGAAATTTTAAGAAAATAG
- a CDS encoding YfhL family 4Fe-4S dicluster ferredoxin gives MSLLITDECINCDVCEPECPNDAIYMGDEIYEIDGNKCTECKGHFDEPQCVEVCPVDCCLPDPNRVETEEELLAKIK, from the coding sequence ATGTCTTTACTGATTACAGATGAATGTATTAATTGTGATGTTTGTGAGCCAGAATGCCCTAATGATGCTATTTATATGGGTGATGAAATTTATGAAATTGATGGTAATAAATGTACAGAATGTAAGGGTCATTTTGACGAGCCTCAATGTGTTGAGGTTTGTCCAGTTGATTGTTGTTTGCCTGATCCTAATCGTGTTGAAACTGAAGAGGAATTATTGGCAAAGATAAAATAG
- the gyrA gene encoding DNA gyrase subunit A: MSKYTENSTNFESNFPIVTIESEMRNSYLEYAMSVIVGRALPDVRDGLKPVHRRVLYAMDVLGNDYNKSYKKSARIVGDVIGKYHPHGDTAVYDTIVRMAQPFSMRNILIDGQGNFGSVDGDSAAAMRYTEIRMAKLSHELLQDLEKDTVDFVDNYDGSESEPSVLPARVPNLLANGSSGIAVGMATNIPPHNLNEVIEACLKTIENEDITIDELLEIMPGPDFPTAGIINGTSGIRQAYETGKGKIYLRCVSHIEGEEKRSIIVTELPYQVNKAKLIGKIAELVKDKRIDGITGLRDESDKDGMSMVIELRRGEVPEVILNNLYKLTEMQTVFGINMVAIDKGIPKLMTLKDILEAFIAHRRDVVTRRSIFDLNKARNRVHLLEGLSVALYNIDNIVELIKSAPSSTDARSILIAKTWRSSVIIELVGNRDMAMFKPENLPKELGLQMSGDYQLSQKQVQAILDLKLHRLTGFEKDKIFDEFNELLERIKYLLDILQTPERLMQVICEELIDIQSNYGNARMTQILEHNIDLTLEDLIAQEERVVTLSHGGYVKAQSLSDYQAQCRGGKGKSATKVKDEDFVDQLFIANSHDIVLCFSSFGKVYWLKVYDLPMASRISRGKPIINLLPLEKKEIINAILPILKFDENHFVFMATSSGTCKKTALTNFSKPRKGGIIAIELRNNDQLIGVEITSGEHDIMLFSANGKSIRFKESDVRIVGRTAIGVRGIKLVDGDKVVSLIVTNQDSPVLTATEKGFGKRTHLNEYRVQSRGGSGVISIKTSDRNGKIIGAIQVTNEDEMMLISNKGILVRARAADVSIIGRNTQGVILINISKDEKLVSIAKVVETEDDKSESKSKNYVK; this comes from the coding sequence ATGTCTAAGTATACTGAGAATTCCACTAATTTTGAGTCAAATTTCCCAATAGTTACTATTGAGAGCGAGATGCGTAACTCTTATCTGGAATACGCAATGAGTGTTATTGTTGGGCGTGCATTACCTGACGTCCGAGATGGACTTAAACCGGTTCATCGTCGTGTACTTTACGCTATGGATGTATTGGGTAATGACTATAATAAATCTTATAAGAAATCAGCTCGTATTGTTGGTGATGTGATTGGTAAGTATCATCCACATGGTGATACTGCTGTGTATGATACTATTGTGCGTATGGCACAACCATTTTCAATGCGTAATATTTTAATTGATGGTCAGGGTAACTTTGGATCAGTTGATGGTGATTCAGCTGCTGCTATGCGTTATACAGAAATTCGTATGGCTAAACTTTCTCATGAGTTATTGCAAGATTTAGAAAAAGATACGGTTGATTTTGTTGATAATTATGATGGGTCAGAGTCAGAGCCTTCAGTGCTGCCAGCACGTGTACCTAACCTTTTGGCTAATGGTTCATCAGGTATTGCAGTAGGGATGGCAACTAATATACCGCCTCATAATCTAAATGAGGTGATTGAAGCTTGTTTAAAAACTATTGAAAATGAAGATATTACTATTGACGAGTTATTAGAAATAATGCCAGGTCCAGATTTTCCAACGGCAGGTATTATTAATGGTACAAGTGGTATTCGTCAGGCTTATGAAACTGGTAAAGGTAAAATTTACTTACGCTGTGTATCTCATATTGAAGGAGAAGAGAAACGAAGTATTATTGTGACTGAGTTACCTTACCAGGTTAACAAAGCCAAGTTAATTGGGAAAATTGCAGAACTTGTTAAAGATAAGCGTATTGATGGCATTACTGGACTTCGTGATGAGTCTGATAAAGATGGAATGAGTATGGTGATTGAATTACGTCGTGGTGAAGTACCAGAAGTAATACTTAATAATTTGTATAAATTAACTGAAATGCAAACCGTATTTGGTATTAATATGGTGGCAATTGACAAGGGCATACCCAAGTTGATGACTTTAAAGGATATTTTAGAAGCATTTATTGCACATAGGCGTGATGTGGTGACTCGTCGTTCTATTTTTGATTTAAATAAAGCCAGAAATCGTGTACATTTATTAGAAGGTTTGTCGGTTGCATTATACAATATTGACAACATTGTTGAATTGATAAAGTCTGCACCAAGTTCAACAGATGCAAGATCAATATTGATAGCCAAAACTTGGCGAAGTTCAGTGATTATAGAATTAGTTGGTAATCGTGATATGGCAATGTTTAAGCCAGAAAATTTACCAAAAGAGTTGGGTTTACAAATGAGCGGTGATTATCAATTATCACAAAAACAAGTACAAGCTATTTTAGATTTAAAACTTCATCGTTTAACAGGGTTTGAAAAAGATAAAATTTTTGATGAATTTAATGAATTGTTAGAGCGTATTAAATATTTACTAGATATTTTACAAACTCCTGAAAGACTTATGCAAGTTATTTGTGAAGAATTAATAGATATTCAAAGTAACTATGGTAATGCTCGTATGACACAAATCTTAGAACATAATATTGACTTGACACTTGAAGATTTAATTGCCCAAGAAGAACGTGTGGTTACTTTATCCCATGGTGGTTATGTGAAAGCGCAATCTTTAAGTGATTATCAGGCACAATGTCGTGGAGGTAAGGGTAAATCAGCTACTAAAGTAAAAGATGAAGATTTTGTTGATCAGCTATTCATTGCTAATTCTCATGATATAGTTTTGTGCTTTTCATCTTTTGGCAAGGTATACTGGCTTAAGGTTTATGATTTGCCAATGGCATCGCGTATTTCGCGTGGTAAGCCGATTATTAATTTATTACCACTAGAAAAAAAAGAAATAATTAATGCTATTTTGCCAATCTTAAAATTTGATGAGAATCATTTTGTCTTTATGGCAACCAGTAGTGGTACCTGTAAGAAAACAGCACTTACTAATTTCTCAAAACCGCGTAAAGGCGGTATTATTGCTATTGAATTAAGAAATAATGACCAACTTATTGGTGTAGAAATTACCTCAGGTGAACATGATATCATGCTATTCTCAGCTAATGGAAAATCTATTCGATTTAAAGAATCAGATGTACGTATTGTAGGGCGGACTGCTATCGGTGTACGAGGTATTAAATTAGTAGATGGTGATAAAGTAGTATCTCTTATTGTTACTAATCAAGATAGTCCAGTTCTGACAGCAACTGAAAAAGGTTTTGGTAAACGTACGCATCTTAATGAATATCGTGTTCAATCAAGAGGTGGTTCAGGTGTTATTTCTATTAAAACTTCAGATAGAAATGGTAAAATTATTGGAGCTATTCAAGTAACCAATGAAGATGAAATGATGTTAATTTCTAACAAAGGTATTTTGGTTCGTGCTAGAGCAGCTGATGTTTCTATTATTGGTCGTAACACTCAAGGCGTGATATTGATTAATATTTCTAAAGATGAAAAATTAGTCTCTATTGCAAAGGTTGTTGAAACAGAAGATGATAAATCTGAATCTAAAAGTAAAAATTACGTAAAATAA
- the mraY gene encoding phospho-N-acetylmuramoyl-pentapeptide-transferase — MFLELINFITQFDTKFNVLNYLTIRALLAMLSALFIGLMLGRIFIKRLQQCHINQVIRTDGPKSHLIKVGTPTMGGILILFAFIVSILIWGDWSNIYLWIIIVTSIIFSAIGFTDDYLKIKHKSSNGLSSSIKFLTQSLSAIVISTWIILISQKTTQPQLLIPFFNDIILPLSVFDFLILSYFVIVGSSNAVNLTDGLDGLAIMSVILISGALAIFAYFSGNYNFSNYLNMPYITGINELFIICAALIGSSLGFLWFNAYPAEIFMGDVGSLSLGAILAVIAILIRQEILLFIMGGVFVAETLSVIIQVGYYKLYKKRIFLMTPLHHHFEKQNISEPKIIVRFWIVTLILVLIGLASIKIH; from the coding sequence ATGTTTTTAGAATTAATCAACTTTATTACTCAGTTTGATACCAAATTTAACGTCTTAAACTACTTAACTATTAGGGCTTTACTAGCCATGCTAAGTGCGTTGTTTATTGGTCTTATGTTGGGTCGTATTTTTATTAAAAGATTACAACAATGCCATATTAACCAAGTAATTAGGACTGATGGTCCTAAATCACATTTAATCAAAGTAGGTACACCAACCATGGGTGGTATATTAATTTTATTTGCATTTATAGTGAGTATTTTAATTTGGGGCGATTGGTCTAATATCTATCTATGGATTATTATTGTAACTTCTATCATATTTAGCGCAATTGGCTTTACGGATGATTATCTTAAAATAAAACATAAATCATCAAATGGATTAAGTTCTTCAATAAAATTTTTAACTCAATCATTAAGTGCTATTGTAATTAGCACTTGGATAATATTAATTTCTCAAAAAACTACTCAACCCCAATTGCTCATCCCATTTTTTAATGATATAATATTACCGTTAAGTGTTTTTGATTTTTTGATATTATCATATTTTGTCATTGTTGGAAGTTCTAATGCGGTTAATTTAACTGATGGTTTAGACGGACTTGCCATTATGTCAGTTATACTCATATCAGGTGCATTAGCTATTTTTGCTTATTTTAGTGGTAATTATAACTTCTCAAATTACCTTAATATGCCGTATATAACAGGTATTAACGAATTATTTATTATTTGTGCAGCGCTTATTGGTTCAAGCTTGGGATTTTTATGGTTTAATGCTTATCCTGCTGAAATATTTATGGGTGATGTAGGATCATTATCTTTAGGTGCAATTTTAGCAGTAATTGCCATTCTGATTCGCCAAGAAATTTTACTATTTATTATGGGAGGGGTGTTTGTAGCAGAAACCTTATCCGTGATTATTCAAGTAGGCTACTACAAACTATATAAAAAGCGCATTTTCCTAATGACACCACTTCACCACCACTTTGAGAAACAAAATATCTCTGAACCAAAAATTATTGTGCGTTTTTGGATAGTTACTTTAATCTTAGTACTGATTGGTTTAGCATCAATTAAAATACATTAA
- a CDS encoding deoxycytidylate deaminase, with protein sequence MGILDKWDKRYLSLAKKVSTWSKDPSTQVGAVTVGRKKEVLSQGFNGFPRGIHDTDERYHDREIKYKFVVHAEMNAIYNATYSGTSLDRATLYVYGLPICSECAKGIIQVGIKRVVIENSKELDNWNQSVRLSQEMFNETGIKLIIKI encoded by the coding sequence ATGGGTATATTGGATAAATGGGACAAACGTTACTTATCACTAGCAAAAAAAGTTTCTACCTGGTCAAAAGACCCTTCTACACAAGTAGGTGCAGTTACCGTTGGTCGTAAAAAAGAGGTGCTTTCTCAAGGATTTAATGGATTTCCACGAGGAATTCATGATACTGATGAACGCTATCATGATAGAGAAATTAAGTACAAATTCGTGGTTCATGCAGAAATGAATGCCATTTATAATGCCACATACTCCGGTACCTCTCTTGATAGAGCAACTTTATATGTTTACGGATTACCTATTTGTTCAGAATGTGCCAAAGGCATTATTCAAGTTGGTATTAAAAGAGTAGTGATTGAAAATTCAAAAGAACTAGATAATTGGAATCAAAGTGTTAGACTTTCACAAGAAATGTTTAATGAAACCGGCATTAAACTGATCATTAAAATATGA
- the folE2 gene encoding GTP cyclohydrolase FolE2 — translation MSATHLPDTQNSADTRHIIIDKVGIKDIIHPITYIDCDGNKMPTIGMFTMTVSLPEHVKGTHMSRFIEILNENSCEFSAHNFDQIIDKVKEKLESDTAHITLNFPFFRKKEAPSSGVKSMMDYQVTLYGTLNKGEVQVMIKVVVPVTSLCPCSKSISKYGAHNQRSHITIKAKVSKGRTLHIEDLIDLAERKASCELYALLKRDDEKMVTERAYDNPAFVEDLVRDIAVDLNADDKISYYCLESENFESIHNHSAYALIENLKC, via the coding sequence ATGAGCGCAACTCATTTACCTGATACACAAAATAGTGCCGATACTCGTCATATTATTATTGACAAAGTTGGTATTAAAGATATTATTCATCCTATTACTTATATTGATTGTGATGGTAATAAAATGCCTACGATAGGCATGTTTACTATGACAGTATCTTTACCAGAACACGTTAAAGGTACGCACATGTCGCGTTTTATTGAGATTCTTAATGAAAATTCTTGTGAGTTTAGTGCGCATAATTTTGACCAAATTATTGATAAAGTAAAAGAAAAACTCGAGTCAGATACTGCACACATTACACTCAACTTTCCTTTTTTTAGGAAGAAAGAAGCTCCGTCTTCAGGAGTTAAGTCAATGATGGATTATCAAGTGACTTTATATGGTACGTTAAATAAAGGTGAGGTACAAGTAATGATAAAAGTTGTGGTGCCTGTCACCAGTTTATGTCCTTGTTCAAAGAGTATTTCTAAATATGGAGCGCATAATCAACGTTCACATATTACTATTAAAGCTAAAGTTTCTAAAGGAAGAACTTTACATATAGAAGATTTAATTGATTTGGCTGAACGAAAAGCTTCGTGTGAACTTTATGCACTTCTTAAAAGAGATGATGAAAAAATGGTAACTGAAAGAGCGTATGATAACCCTGCATTTGTTGAGGATTTAGTACGTGATATTGCAGTTGATTTAAATGCGGATGATAAAATTAGTTATTATTGCCTTGAGTCGGAAAATTTTGAATCGATTCATAATCATTCAGCTTATGCACTTATTGAAAATCTAAAATGTTAA